In Apus apus isolate bApuApu2 chromosome 5, bApuApu2.pri.cur, whole genome shotgun sequence, the following are encoded in one genomic region:
- the TSSC4 gene encoding protein TSSC4, with protein MGDQDGGEPFLGIVAGGATDYEGVLPTDTVSLSDSDSDDLGLTDEAEVDTISPEEPSVDDGDYRSGKTPDTSNSSHRSPVQPFHLRGMSSTFSLRSQSIFDCLEEAAKLSVPSMPEDNVVDGRFKRPLPPTTVSSNMVPENLGKQAKPVLAPKTSPAVPDYVAHPERWTKYSLEGVSESTDKTNRAVAMEFLEGLKKRGEEQSSAAQDSYIPYFNQDPSSCGAGRIVFTKPIKRGVDGLEKKTSSGEDDKKHTKTDLKAKSLKKRDDLREDDKVELGHLGSGSGKAAEEEEECMMVRDLNTEGKLSSSFSGTGEEPLVETVGFHSSKKKNRKNFRPKVDDEGEEEES; from the coding sequence GGAGTTTTGCCCACAGACACGGTGTCACTCAGTGATTCTGATTCTGATGATCTGGGGTTAACGGATGAAGCAGAAGTTGATACGATATCTCCTGAGGAGCCATCTGTAGACGATGGGGATTACAGATCAGGGAAGACCCCTGACACTTCAAACAGCAGTCACAGATCTCCTGTCCAGCCATTCCATCTGAGGGGCATGAGTTCTACGTTCTCTCTCCGTAGCCAGAGCATTTTTGATTGCCTGGAGGAGGCAGCCAAGTTGTCTGTGCCCTCAATGCCTGAAGATAATGTTGTTGATGGGAGGTTTAAGCGTCCATTGCCTCCAACCACAGTTTCAAGTAACATGGTTCCAGAAAACCTGGGAAAGCAAGCCAAACCAGTGCTGGCTCCCAAAACCTCTCCTGCAGTACCTGACTATGTGGCACACCCAGAGCGCTGGACCAAATACAGCCTAGAAGGAGTTTCAGAGTCTACTGACAAGACTAACAGGGCAGTGGCCATGGAGTTTCTAGAGGGTTTGAAGAAAAGAGGGGAGGAACAAAGCTCAGCTGCCCAAGATAGCTACATCCCATATTTCAACCAGGACCCTTCCAGCTGTGGAGCCGGGAGGATTGTATTCACCAAACCAATAAAAAGGGGTGTTGATggactggaaaagaaaacatcatcAGGAGAGGATGATAAGAAACATACGAAAACAGATCTGAAAGCAAAATCTCTTAAGAAGAGAGATGACTTGAGGGAGGACGATAAGGTAGAGCTGGGTCATTTAGGTAGTGGAAgtggaaaggcagcagaggaggaggaggagtgcaTGATGGTGAGGGACTTGAATACAGAAGGTAAGCTTAGTTCGAGTTTTAGTGGTACAGGTGAAGAGCCATTGGTGGAAACAGTTGGATTCCATAGCAGTAAgaagaagaacaggaaaaatttCCGACCTAAAGTAGATGatgaaggggaggaggaagaatcCTGA